TGATTGCTGAATTGCCGACAACCAAGGACGAGAAACCCAAAATAACAAACTAGATTCTAAAAAGCGACTAGATTTATAACCAGATAAATGTTGTTCACTTAAATGGAGATAATTCAAAAATAAACGTTGGACTGCAACTGGTTCTTTAGTCAGCATTTCCACCCCCACAATCTGAAATCCTGGAATTGGTAAAGGACGACCAGGATTCTCTGTTGAACCTCCAACCAGTGGAGGTGGGTAATTAGCTAACCATTGGTTAATTTGCGCGATGGGATTAGGATCACTGAGATTTAATCGTATTGTCACCAATCGTGGATAGGCTGGTGTGCTAAAGTCTCCCACATTATCTCGTTGATATAAAACCTTGCCCACTGGATAAGCAAGGGTCGAGTGTAAACGTGCTGCTATCCGGTTTCTTAAGTGTAAATCATCACATATAGCAAATAAAATTTGTCTACGTAAACCCAGACTCAGAGCAAGTTTTAGGCGTTGATATACTTGCCGATTCAAACCAGTGTTTTCTGTGTGGACAGTTTCATTCACGCTTGTATTTAGTTGGGTTTTACCCCTTGTTTCTGTATACATCCCGACTGAATAAATTAAATATTAATGTCACATCTCATAATTTGGATTTTCACGGAGATGCTCTCTTTGTCAGGATGAATCAAGTTTTACGGGCTAGAATATCAAAAAAAAGACTATAATTATACTTGTATTTTGCCATTCTAGCAAAAAATCAGGCTCTTGATCAAAATAAGAACCTGAAATCAGAAAAGGCGATTAAAGGGCAGTTTTTCAATTAGCTAACATTAGAGACAGTGAAAGCGACAAAAATTACCCCTCCAATTAAAAGCACCGCTGCAATTCCTAAGATAATATAAGTACGCTTTTGGGAGTTTGTTGGTGGTTCAGCTTGATAAAGCTTGGGTTCTTTAGCAAAGTTATTGAGAAGACCACCCTCTTCGTTTGTGTAAGGCATGAAGTGATTCCTTATTATCTTTCTTTACTTAATGTTAAATAAATTTTACAGCACTCTCATAAAAATAAAAAAATAATTAGAGACTTCCAAATAAAAAAATGTCCCAAAACTGATGCAGAAATTCTCTCTCTGTGTACTCTGTGCCTCTGTGGTTCGTTTCTTAGGATAATTTATTTCTTGGAAGTCTCTTACATGAATCTACATTCCTGGTATTTTGATTTATCTCTTTTCACTTTTGGTAGACATAAAAAAGACAAAATTAAGAGGATGTTTGAAAAGTGGTATCCCGTAATTTTTATCACATTGTTACCCCCCCTTTCCCCTTATGAAGGGAAACAAGAAAAATCCAGTTCCCTCCCCTTCCATCGGCCACGGTGTACACACAAGTTATCTAATCACCATTATTCCTCAAATTACCCCTCCCTAACCCTCCCCTTTGCAAGGGGAGGGAACTAATTTTTCCTTA
The DNA window shown above is from Anabaena sp. WA102 and carries:
- the psb34 gene encoding photosystem II assembly protein Psb34, which codes for MPYTNEEGGLLNNFAKEPKLYQAEPPTNSQKRTYIILGIAAVLLIGGVIFVAFTVSNVS